In Candidatus Bathyarchaeota archaeon, a single genomic region encodes these proteins:
- a CDS encoding aspartate kinase: MKFGGTSLDDAEKMKHVAGLISRYLDEGYELVVVASALSGVTDALLKMSKEASRADADVTGWVDKLFKKHIDLAENAVSDSNALNTVVKTLEELRDELEKLLYGIHYIREVTPRSRDYVLSFGERMSTPILWGSLTSIGVKTRWLTGWDAGIVTDSNYGEAKPFIELSKLQLKTRLQPIIDRGEVPVVTGYIAKSQDGSITTLGRGGSDYTATLIAAALKVDEVWLWTDVDGLMTADPRIEPSAKTLKELSFEEAVEMTALGAKRMHPRALEPAMEEDIPVRIRNTFNPDNPGTIITSKPKEPGGIVKAVTLVRDVGLINVQGFGMVGTPGTAARIFQVLGNAGINIMMISQTVSESNISIIVPGSVLMKAVSLLETALLGTGLVKDITYESDVSVVAAVGRGMRGRPGTAARIFKAVAEKGVNIRMIAQGSSELNISLVVKEGDCEKAVRAIHKEFRLGGSN, translated from the coding sequence ATGAAATTTGGAGGAACCTCGCTCGACGACGCGGAGAAGATGAAACATGTAGCCGGTTTGATTAGCCGATATCTCGACGAGGGATACGAGTTAGTAGTCGTGGCTTCGGCCTTATCAGGTGTTACCGACGCGCTTCTTAAGATGAGTAAAGAGGCATCGAGAGCTGATGCCGATGTAACTGGATGGGTTGACAAACTGTTTAAAAAACACATTGACCTAGCTGAAAACGCTGTTAGCGACTCAAATGCCTTAAACACGGTGGTTAAAACGCTAGAGGAGCTTAGAGATGAGCTTGAGAAGCTTCTCTACGGGATACACTACATAAGAGAGGTTACACCCAGGTCTAGAGACTATGTGCTCTCCTTCGGGGAGAGGATGTCCACACCTATACTGTGGGGCTCTCTGACGAGCATAGGTGTAAAGACAAGGTGGCTAACGGGATGGGACGCTGGAATAGTGACGGATTCCAACTACGGGGAGGCTAAACCCTTCATAGAACTCAGTAAACTTCAGCTGAAGACAAGACTTCAACCCATAATCGATAGAGGCGAAGTACCTGTGGTCACGGGTTATATCGCTAAAAGCCAAGATGGCTCTATAACCACCCTCGGCAGAGGAGGCTCCGATTATACGGCTACTCTGATAGCCGCGGCTCTCAAGGTGGATGAGGTTTGGCTCTGGACGGATGTAGACGGGCTCATGACCGCCGACCCTAGAATAGAACCCTCCGCTAAGACGCTCAAGGAGTTGAGCTTTGAGGAAGCTGTTGAGATGACCGCTCTAGGGGCGAAGAGGATGCACCCTAGAGCCCTAGAGCCCGCTATGGAGGAGGACATACCCGTTAGGATCAGGAATACGTTTAACCCCGATAATCCTGGTACGATCATAACGTCGAAGCCTAAGGAACCGGGTGGGATAGTTAAAGCCGTCACTCTCGTCAGGGATGTCGGCTTGATAAACGTCCAGGGCTTCGGTATGGTCGGGACGCCAGGTACCGCTGCTAGGATATTTCAAGTACTCGGCAACGCAGGTATAAACATAATGATGATCTCGCAGACCGTAAGCGAGAGTAACATATCCATAATAGTCCCAGGTAGTGTCCTGATGAAGGCGGTATCTCTACTCGAGACTGCTTTGTTGGGCACCGGCTTGGTGAAAGATATAACTTATGAATCTGACGTATCGGTCGTGGCCGCGGTCGGTAGAGGCATGAGAGGTCGACCAGGCACTGCCGCTCGGATATTCAAAGCCGTCGCAGAGAAGGGGGTAAACATTAGGATGATCGCCCAGGGCTCTTCCGAGCTTAACATATCGCTTGTAGTCAAAGAGGGAGATTGCGAGAAAGCGGTACGAGCTATACATAAAGAATTCAGGCTTGGAGGTTCCAACTAA
- a CDS encoding homoserine dehydrogenase, with translation MRIVMVGFGVVGRALAERFIADQSYLASNFGLKPRVVAVADTSGALVDERGVDLKKVLDAKRRLGSLAKGMPDEVKPLSSSELLDELDYDVLVETTPTNIVDGEPGLTHVKKALSMGKSVVTTNKGPLAIALPALLELAERNGALLRFSGTVGGGTPILDFGRVCLSGDRVVKVEGILNGTTNYILTRMYKGGLSFEEALKEAQDAGYAERDPTMDVEGYDTACKLVIIANYVMGLKVTLKDVRIKGIRDVTYDILKRLGESGKTIKLLGVIDGEGLVVEPREVSLTDPLCVWGTLNAVTFHTEHLGSETIVGKGAGGIETAIAVIRDLIAVKRFLMRGLGG, from the coding sequence TTTGGCGGAGAGGTTCATAGCTGATCAGAGCTATCTAGCTTCGAATTTCGGGTTAAAACCTAGAGTCGTAGCGGTCGCGGATACCTCTGGAGCCTTGGTTGACGAGAGGGGTGTGGACCTTAAGAAAGTGCTCGATGCAAAGAGGAGACTCGGAAGCCTGGCTAAGGGTATGCCGGACGAGGTCAAGCCTCTCTCTTCCTCGGAACTCTTAGATGAGCTCGACTACGACGTCTTAGTTGAAACAACCCCTACAAACATAGTAGACGGCGAGCCTGGTCTAACCCATGTGAAAAAGGCGTTAAGCATGGGTAAAAGTGTCGTGACTACGAATAAAGGTCCTCTGGCAATAGCTTTACCGGCTCTTTTGGAGCTCGCTGAAAGAAACGGGGCTCTCTTAAGGTTCAGCGGAACTGTGGGTGGCGGCACACCTATTCTAGACTTCGGTAGGGTGTGTCTATCTGGTGATAGAGTCGTCAAGGTCGAAGGGATTCTAAACGGCACTACAAACTACATACTAACTAGGATGTATAAAGGTGGATTGAGCTTCGAAGAAGCCTTAAAGGAGGCTCAAGATGCTGGTTACGCTGAGAGGGACCCCACTATGGATGTAGAAGGATACGACACTGCGTGTAAGCTCGTGATAATAGCTAACTACGTTATGGGGTTAAAGGTTACCCTCAAGGATGTCAGGATAAAAGGTATACGAGATGTAACCTACGACATTCTTAAACGGCTCGGCGAATCTGGTAAGACGATAAAGCTTCTAGGGGTTATAGACGGGGAGGGCTTGGTCGTAGAGCCTAGAGAGGTGAGCTTGACGGATCCGCTCTGCGTATGGGGGACGCTTAACGCGGTTACGTTTCATACGGAGCATCTAGGTTCAGAGACGATAGTCGGTAAAGGCGCGGGTGGAATAGAAACAGCTATAGCAGTTATACGGGATCTCATAGCCGTTAAAAGATTTCTCATGAGAGGCCTGGGGGGATAA